The genomic window TTAGGCATATCCTACACATACAGTCTAGATACATTAGTATAATGTTTAGACTATCTGCTGCACTTAATATAAACGCCTCTGTACCGTGCCTTCGATGAAAGCTGCTAAATCAATACACCTTCTAACAACCCTTTCTCACCCCCATTGCCCTGGGCTTCTTGAAGGTCTTGCGGCTTTTGTCGTTCACGACAGGGCGccattcttcctcctcctcttcctcctcctcctcttcctccgacACCAACTCGTCCAGGTCGATAGCCATCTTTGTGGGGGCCCGTGCCGTGGTGAAGCGCCTTCCTTTGGGCTGCAAGAGGGCAAGGTTAGGATGTTATTGCTGCACTGTAGTTGAGATTATTACGGTTATGTACCATACCTGGTagcagagatgtggttacttggCAGTGTGCAGAGTAAACACAGATCGTTCCTTTACTCTGACCACAGACATACTGTTTCCTGCTGTTCTTTCAAAGTGCACTatctgtacgtcgctttggataaaagcgtttgctaaatgaacaACGTTACCATCTTCAGGCCAGCTGTGCAGCTGGCGTGTGGAGACGCACGGCAGGGTCTCACCTTGGGCGGGACGTACTCAAAGGAATCGTCAGGAGACTCCCCAGGCAGCGGGAGGTTATTGATCTTTCGACCACTGGCTAACTGGAGCAGTGTCAGTTTCTGCAGACACGTGAAAACACATCTTTACTCTTAACTCAGGTGATCACAAAACGTAGGTGGATGTACATGCTGACCGCGTTTCCAGGTTACGTGGCGGCTCTTACCTGTCGGAACTGTTCATTTTCTTCCGTAAGTTTCTGGTTCTTGTCACTCAGTTCCCGCATCTTTTCAATCTCTTCTTCCTGAGGATGGAATAgtgggtgagagggagacaggcagagagaaacagacacagacagagtgagGGGTCAGGACCTTAAAATCCCACCAGCCGAGGAGCGTTGATCAGGGAGCAGTCAGGAGGTCAGGTGACTCCCAATCAGGAGGGCAGGTGACTCACCTGGAACTTGAGGCGctgcagcagctctctctcccgtttGGAGGTGCCGTCGTCCTCGGGCTGCTTGTCCTCCTCCTGGGCCCCGTCAGGCTTGTTCTGCAGCTGGCTGAGCAGGTACAGCACCTGAGGACGACCCAGATGTGAACCACCAACACACATTCAGTCATCTaaaacagtggttctcaatcctggtcctcgggaccccctgccccgcatgttttagacgtttccctcctcaaacacacctgattcaaatgaatgggtcgttatctagttatgcagaagcctgttaacgaccattaatttgaatcaggtgtgttggaacagggaaatatctaaaacatgcaggacagggggtacttgaggaccagggttgagaaccactgatctaggaCACAAATTCTCCTCAAATTAAAAATcaagataaataaaaaaagaagtgCATACACAGTGGTTCGTGCAGCACACAATCAAGGACTACAAGTGCACAGTTGTAATTCTATTACAGCGGATAGTGCCAAGAAAGTCTAAAGGTAAAAAGACGAGGTTGAGGACAAAAGGAAACCCCCCCCAGAGTGAGGGTTGCTGTGACGACGCTCACCTTCTCCTGGTGCCTCAGTTCCAGCTCCACCAAGCGCTGCTGGTGCTCCACCTCCATGGAGGACATGAGCTTCCTCTCGTCATTCAGCATCTTCTGTAGGTCCAGCAGGTTGGCCCGCTCCTGCTTCAGGTCGCTCTCCAGCTTGGCGCTCGCCGTCTTAGCCGACACCAACTGCGGCGAGGGgcaaacgggggggggggggggttcaaatcAATGCTCGTTTAGCAAATGCTTTCTATGCAGAAGGACTACTTTGTGGTTCCTTTAACCGTGCAATAAAAgtgtgggggaaaaaaacaccaCACAATTAACATAGTAGAATCTGTCAAATAAGAGGCTTGTGTGCAAGTCATGTGCCTCTATGACACGTTATGAATGAATACAATATGAAAAGTAAAACGAATTGGGAGACTTGAAGTTTTCAAACCCATGATGctcaaaggcagagagagagagagagggggggagacgtgCGAGGCACCTACCTCAGACATGAGGACCTTCAGGGCACACTTGGCCTccatgatggtggtgatggtgtccCAGCGCTGCTTCATCCGCACCTCCCCGTCCGCGTCCAGAACCTTCTGCTGCAGGTCGGCTATCTGGGCGTTCCTGTAGACGACGTGAAGGGAAGCCAGTGTAACCGAGATTCATTATAATAAGCCATTAAAGTCAGTATTAATGGGGATAGAAGGCCAGTATAGCCGAGTTAAGCTGGTTGAACACTCCTCGCTATATAAATGGGGATAGATATAGCTCATAAAAAAGGTAGAGCATTTGTGATGTTGCATTAACCATATCGACTCATGTTTTATGATGCCTTATCATTTGATTCGATTGTACAGCAGAGAAAAGGAAAACCAAAACATCTCTCCgtctgtgtttacgtgtgttttCTGTATGACGTCTAGGTCCTCGTAGGAAGGACTGGCAAGGCTTTACACCTCCTGAATGGGAAGGGCTGGAGCAGATGGGCAGGCATGTGTCTGGGCCTGGGTGTGAAGCTCTTTAAGGCGGAGCGTCTGAATGGTACAGCGCGGGGAGCCGAGGAGGGATCCCCCCCCaaggtttcccgcagcacttttcagttaaggcggccgcctaagcaaaaCCCGCCTGCCGCCTTACCTAcaacgttttttttgttgttgttttttgcgaTATCCGCGttatcctgttttctcccttcggCAAACCCcgccctaccaccttaactaacacattttctgcgggaaaccctgcccCCGCAGCGAGGCCCACTCACCTGAGGCCCATCTCCGTCTCCAGGTTCTCCACCTGCTTGCCCAGAGACGCCTCCAGCTGCCCCTGGCTCTCCAGCTCCGACATGATGAGGGTGCGCCGCtgtggaacgagagagagagagagagagagagaggagagacaccccCACGTTTATTGTTCCTTTCCACTACTGAACagtcaaatcaaatccaaaCGGCCTGTGTGGTCCAgtacagcagagagagggtCCCCGGGAGCTCTGCTCACCCTGATCTTGGCAGCCGGCTTCTCCCCTGCGTCCATCTGCTGCCTGAGCTGGCACACCTCCTCCGCCAGGATCTTCCGGTCCTCCAGCAGGTCCCGCAGGTGGCGCCGGGCCTCTTCCGTGCTCACTAGCACCTCCACCTCGTTCAGGAGCCaggcctgcccacacacacacacacaaatcatttCACAAAACTCTCAACCATTTTCCCAACACACCACAGTTTGGAAAAGCAGCAAATGACATGTTCAAGACCTTGGAGCCAGGTCTTTCCACACATACGCCACACAaacgccaaacacacacacacacagcaaacagacGTCTCAGGACCTTGACTCTGCCCGCGGCTCCGTCGATGCCCTTGTGGATGTCCTTCCTCTTCTCGGCCACCTCGCTCCTCTTGTGCAGCGCGTCCTTCAGCCGCTTGTTGGCAGCGGCCGCCTGGAGGGGCACAGCTGAGTTACCCCCCGGACAAACACTTCCCCAGGCCTCCACACACAGACGCTGACCCCCCGGACAAACACCTCCACAAGAATGTGGGACTTTAGGTTCAGGTTTTGGGTTTTTAAGTGTTAGACCACCAGctgactggagggagaggaacgcGCACCTGACAAGAATTATGACTAGATCAGATGGTCCTAGAATAACCTCTCTGGAGGTGATGAGGGGCAGAGGACGGTATTCATATTTATAGTGAGGCTCACAGATGGATGAAAAGAGTAGAGCAGATGCTGGCTGCCTCACCTCCTCAGTCTTGCGCCGCAGGACGTTGGCCTGATTCTGGAAGTCTCTCTCCAGCTTCAGCATCTCGTACTGTCGCTTCCGGTCCTGTCGCACAAGAGCACGCTTTAGTGTCACGTTCAGATCATCTTACAACTCAGAAAAGGTTACATGGATAAACTTCCATCAAATCCAGCCAAGTTGTTGAAAACCAGGACATGAGGAAGTGTTTCAGAGGCCACAGTGAAAGGGGGTGTTGTCAAATCCGACACAACGCACCTTTTCCTTCAGCTGGAGCACCTCCTTGTCCTTCTGGGTCTTCCAGACCCTGAACTTCTCAGAGTCCTCCTTCATCTGCCTCATCAGCTGCACCCTCTGGGCTTTCATAGCCTACAGgaagcaggaaacaggaagcagacaaGCCACCATCAACAACCACACCACGCATCTTGGATTTcaggatgaattctgaattgTGTTACTTGAATTTAATTAGTACAATACAATGTGTGTCAGGAGAAGGGGACTAAATAAATCCCCGCCCAATGGGAGTACCTGAATTTCCACATTGAGCTTGTTAACGCTGCGAACGGAAGACTCTTTGATCTTTAGGAGCTTGGATTGTTCCAGAAGCTTCTTCTTCATGTCCGTGATCTGTCCCTCCAGCTCCTGAAGCCTCTTCCTGCGCTGCTCACTCAGCCTGGGAGGAGGGacgagcaggagggaggaggagggggggaggaggaggaggaggaggaggagggaggaggagggggggaggaggaggaggaggaacatgtggagggaggaagagggcgggagaggagcaggaaggtggaggaggggatgaggagggggggaggagggaggaacatgaggaagaagagggcgggaggaggagggggggaggaacatgaggagggaggaggaggagggggggaggagcatGAGGAGGGAGAAAAATAAAAACCTTGTTGTTTCCTGCTTGAGGCACACTGGAGTCAGACAGCTCATTTCAAGTAAAGACGACCCTGAACATTTTCTGGTGACGTGAAGCTCTTCCTACTTGGCCTGGTTTGTGTCTTTCTTGGTGGAGTGGAGAACCATGATGagatcctccttctccttctgaaGAGACCCAACTGACACCTGCAGGCTCTTGATGTTATTCTGCAATGTAACACCACAGTGCATACATAGAGCGTTTGACTACAGATCATAAAGGTCACAGGTACAAAAACTTGTTTTATAATGATAAATTATGATAAAATTCATGTAACAATATTAATAATTCAGTTTTAGCGTTTGAACACCTACCTGATGTTCCACTTCCATGGGCTCCAGCTTGCTGTCGTTCTGACACATCTTCCTCACATACGCCTCCTTCAATGCCAGCACCTTGTTCAGCTCAATCAGCTCCTTGGACATCTGGGCTTGACGCAAAGCATGCTGGGTAGTGAAGCCTTCGGGGGAGTTCTTTTCATTCATGGCACCAGCGCTCTGTGTGAAGTAGACAGTTGGAACACATCAGTACtctacccacccccccacacacacacaactttttcgatataaaaagaagaaaaaaaaacaagatggcGTCTGAAAGTGACGCCAAAACGTACGCCAGGCGAGCCGTCTACTGGGGTGTTTGTTCCACTCCCCGAGGCCTGgccgtcctccccctcctgccctcctctagcCGACAAGGCCTCGATGCTGGCGGCAAGACCAGCCCCCTCATCCTGAGGGGACAAGGAgacaacagtcacacacagaggaccagggctgagggGACAAGGAgacaacagtcacacacagaggaccagggctgagggGACAAGGAgacaacagtcacacacagaggaccagggctgagggGACAAGGAgacaacagtcacacacagaggaccAGGGCTCACAGGTCActttttttcctcactgtcccagtaTTCTCGAAGTGCAAGATTAACCGTtccaaactgaacttgacctgtcACAAAATGTAAATTCTTGCGTTTTTGGCTACAACAGCTTGTTTAGAACACCGtacaaggaggaggggagaggaacctGCTGTTTTCACCTGGAGATGTATGATGATCTGCTGCAGACTCTGGATCACCTCCACGTTCTCCTTGAGCTCCTGGTCTTCCAAAgtctccaccaccctctgcaGGTCAACCTTACACCTGCACGACAAATGCATTCGTTTTTTTTACTAAGCGAATACAAGTCGCCCTCAACTTGACATGAGCAAATACCTTACTTCCATGGAATGATTCAGTATTTCTAACTGAAATTGTGTTTGAAATGGTTCTGTTTGGCGTAAGCCCTCGCGTCCGTGCGCTCATGAGCCGGTGGAACGGCAGGCGTCCGGAGGCCAGACTCACGCTGCGTGTtccttcagctcctccagcttGCACTGCAGTCTGTCGTTCACCTGCTCGGTCTGCCAGGAGACAGgaacacacgttcacacattaCCTTCACCTTGTTAGATAttgttgttgcttgctttcccacAGGTAcgctcttgcactttttgaggttcatgttgtttcatTGTTACTTGTTTAACtaaatgctcttatggttcttcccattggcacttatttgcttttcacaatgtgtgcttcatgttttggctacccgcaatgtttttggggctatctcgttgttatgatcagtgacctatgcacttttctaaagctctctcttggaagtcgctttggataaaagcatctgctaaatgaatgtccTGAAGCGACATTCAAAATACTGCATGTAGGAAAAGTAGGAACAAACAAAACgttaacagtaaaaaaaaaaaacccggCCCGCCTCACCATGATGATCCTCTCGAACATGAGGGCGGTCTGTCCGGCCGACTCGCTCAGCTCCCGGCTCAGCTTGGAGTTCTCTTCCTGCAGCACGCGTGTCCTCTCCAGCAGCTTGGACGTGCTGTCCCCTGGCTCGtacctgggggggggacaggcaaGGGGGACATACCGGAGTCAAGTCTTCGAGTCTCCCGTTAGTGTGCTGTTCAAGCTCCCTTACCCTGAACACAACGTGGTTAGATAAGAGTGCTATGTATgagtgtggagtcagattgctGAGCGTTTAGAGAATCAGGATAttaaatcagaaggttgccggttcgattcccgtccgtgcaaaatgacgttgtgtccttggggaaggcacttcaccctacttgcctcgggggagaatgtccctgtacttactgtaagtcgctttggataagagcgtctgctaaatgacaatgttaaaaaaataattctgcagtgctgcaggtggagtcggccCTCACCCAGAGACCGCAGGCAGCACCCCTCCGCGCGCGTGCAGAAGCATGACCTGCAGCTCCTGGACCTGCAGACCAACAACAAACCTCTTCATTACACAGAAATCAAATTCAAAACACTTTTTTCTGTGAGGACTAGTTTGTTTTGGACTGAAGAGCAGTCTGGAGCGTCCGTGTACCTGCTGCTTGAGGTGCTTCATCTCAGCAGCTCTGGGGTCAACATTGACCACGGGCTTGTTCTTGATCTTGCGTGCTCGGTCGGCGTAGCGCAGGGTGTTGATGGTCTCCTCCATGTTGGAGTCGGCGGGGCTGATGCAGGCGATCATCAGGGTGTGGCTGTTGCCTCCTAGAGCATCTGGCAGGGGGGGAAAACAATTGGGATGTATCGAGTCCTTTATTCATGTTTAACACATATTGATCACAGCTCGATTGTTCGTGTGAATTTTTTAGTAAATAGTGAAGTTGTCGTTTCTCCAAAAGTTTTTGATCAGTGTTATGAATCTTGACGGAACTTTATCTGTTATATTTGACTAATGCAAGATCTCCCTCAACACACAGCATTGTCATGTCAGGTCTGATAAGGAAGTCTTTATGGAAGGACTGTAAGCACAATGCAAttcctgatccttgatcttgtgCTGTACTGTCTGAAAGCACCATTTGTACATCACTTTGGATAacggcgtctgctaaatgaattaaatgtataatgtaaCAGGCATTGTTGTTTGTTCTGAGTCCTTACCCTGCAGCAGTCGAGTGAGCTTGGAGTCTCTGTAAGGGACAAAGGTCCCTTTCTTGCTGTCATCACCCAGGGCACTGATCACGTTCCCCAGGGAAAGCAGGCCTCGGTTGATGCTGATGCCTGCGACACAGGATGACAACACAATGCTATACCATAACCACTCAACTCATGCCTATGTTGCATTTATGAACTAATAAGTAAGAATTACAACATTTTGTATAGGCCTTTTTACAAGTGATCTCAGAGGGCTTCAACAATTCCCTTAGAACTGCACCCTAACCAACctaaaaccctcaaggaagatgGGGGGAAAATTCCATGGAAaactgggaggagcaattcagtgggGGATCTCCtcttccagagacagttggtgataCCGAGAGATGCAAATTATaggctgaatacaattatacagTAAGAAAAGATCAAAGTAGAAATGTAGTGGATGGTAACATGGGGGAGCTCCTGCCCACCTTCCTTCAGGCGGTCCCCCTCTGCTTTAGTCTTCTTCTGCCTCTCCGAGCCGGCCAGATCCACCAGGTGCAGCTTCGACACGATGGAGTCCGTTCTAATGATTTGGACACAAAAACAGTtagttaaaaaaatacaaaaataaagctACAGTCTATATCTTGAACAGCAGATGTCAGTGTTGCACATTTTTCACAAAACTTGAAGTAAGAGCAAGCCAATGTCATCCAAATAAGATGAAGCATATTGAAGCGACTACATGGGACAAACTAAAAGTCGCTGAGAGGCTGAGGTTGGGTTGCTTCATAGGCTGACGCGCTAGTAAAAATAAAAGATTCCCAGAGATCCAAGAAATGCGTTGACGTGACTTTTATTGCTGAAAAGTATTGAAGTATTTGAATGTTCAGAAATCATAGTCAAAAGTAATATATACAGCAAGATGTCTAGATCTTTAGTACTATCCACTTCTGATTCTCCCTCTTCTGAATATGTACTTTCTAAATGCACTATTCCTACATCGCtgtggatgaaagcgtctgttGAATAAATAAAACGTTAAAACGTCAGATGTGGTGACTCGAGTGTGTGCGGTGGATCAGCCCGGCTGACTGACTTGTCTCCGCCGCGGCGCTGCTCCAGGGTGATGGTGAAGATGGCATGCGAGCGGGAGGAGGCTGCGTTCATGGCCGTGGAGCCCACGGTGCGGGCTGCGTTCCCCAGCTCCAGGCACCCCACCATCTCaccagcagacagcacctgacGCTCAGTCAGGCCCACGATCTACATGGGGACACGAGCAGAATTATTACTTTTTTAATATTATAATTGTATTATTGTATCATTTTCTAACTATTCATGTGGACATGTACCTAATAATCAAATGTAATCTTGTATATCTATAAAAGGTTCTCTGGACAGTCATTTTATAGACATTCTGTATTCTTTGAATTGTCAGCACATATCTTTTCAGATTTATCTGGATTTTCCTTGAAACAGAATGTCCCTTTTTGAATATCCGACCATTCATATGTTTAATTAGCATTCAAGGCAATTACTTATTCAGACTCGTTCACCAAGCACCTTTCAGTCAGCCACTAACCTTTATTCCCTCCTTTGGGTCCTCGCGAATGCTTAGGGCTGGTTTATCCTTAGCCATACACAGCAAGTCCAAGACGTCCTCATTATAGATCTACAAGAAAAGGTTTCAAACCGAAAACCCAAACCAAGTTACTCACAAGAGGCTGCCTCCACGATAACATCTGACAATGTTTCCTAAGGACAAACATAAACAGTCACACAAGAACTAAAAACGTTCTCGACCAAGAATACTAACTTCACCCATACCTCCAAATAAGACACTGCCAGACTAAATTGACATTCTGATCTCTTGTCCTTTTCCTGGAAGATCATTCTGACCACCCTGGGGATCACCCCAACTGTAGGCTCACTCTCCTGGGCAGAGGTGTAGGTTCCTCCCATGGAAAAGGTTTTCCCAGACCCGGTCTGTCCATAAGCAAGCACTGTGGCGTGATACCCTAAGAAATGGCACAAATTTGTCATCAAATTTCTACTGAAAGAAATGCAATGGGCGTCATCAAATATGCATGTGGACATATTTTGATTAATCAATGTGTCAAATGTTGTATGTGGATAACACTTGAGTCTGTGTGCACAACTGAGCGTGTAGCAGGGTAGAAACAAGTAATGACTTGGCTTAATTACCTTTGAAAAGGCCAGATAACAATGGTGAAACGGCGACGTTAAATACTTCCTCTTGTTCAGCCATTGGGTCAAATACATAATCGTATGTGAACGCCTTTTCGGAACCGACAATTACCTGAATTGAAGATGGCAAGTAAAACAGTCACTCTGGAGTTCCCTAACAAAGCATGACAAGTCTGAAATGGTGTTCAAAAAAACAGATGCTGACCTGCGGCTCCCCAGACACGAAAGTGAGACAGCCCTGACATCCCTCGTTTATTTCTTTTGGCACCAGCGGACGACACCGCAAGGCAACCCGCACAGGAATCCCCTTATCGTCGTCCTTTAACATGCTGCAAATTCTGTCAATTAGAAACCCAGAttctgtagcagaacattcatttTTGTTACTTAGCTAGCACTAACAGCAAACTTTCTTAAACTTAAAGGATGGAGACCACATTGGTCAGCAAAACAACGTCTACAGTAGACGTGTTGTGATAATAAAGCCTTGGACCAGAGATTACTGACATGCTACTTAGTAGCAGCAAAAACGAGAAATCATCAATAATCTCCGACAGGTAGCGGTCAAGTTGAGGGCCCAACATGAGTAGtctactctagctagctaacgcgtTTGCTACCTTTCTAAAGTTTTGCTGGTTACTAGCCTGTAAATTGTCATACCACTAATCAGCAATTTACAAAAAAACTTTTGTTAAAGAGAAACATTTCGCAAGGTATTGTAAAATCATGAATAGTTCCTTACCTTTTTCCTTAGCCAGCTGCCAATTTATATTTACTTTACCGTAGCAAAATTGTGCCAGAAACAACCTCCAGTCTTGGCTGGGTATGGGACTAGCAAAAACGTTTGTCTTCCCAAATCAAGTGGACAACGTTTTTCTGGGGATAATCTACAGAAAGATCCTTGTCAGTTTCCTTTACCGTTTAACTACTTTAATGATACTAAAAAGTAGTAATGCGTTAACATTTAGCTAGAGTTCGTCAGAAACATTTGACTCGCTGTTGTTTTGTCTAGATAATCCTTGCAATGGTTTTCATGATTCTGCTGCCCGCCACTTTCAAACACCGCTCCGCCTTTCCGACGCGTCTTCCGTCAAGCGTAGTTACCACAGGGTACGTTTGTTCTAGGCACTGCAACATCCCACTGGTGCACTTCTAAACTAAAGATCGCGAGTTTTTAGATCGGGGCTGAAATTAACGGTATGGTTTTTCATGGTGTTGTTGCTGTACCTAGTTAAAACGTGTATCTAAAAACGTATACTTTCATATCTGAGCGACCCTTCTTTGAAAATAATTTTCTAAGCAGTTATAACATCCTTGACTGAACCGTCGAAAAGTTGGTAGCAGTGGAAAAGTTATTTCAGGAAGTAGAAGTACTACCATTGATTTGTTTCACCACTCAGTCGGCGGATGAACAGGTAATCTACTCTAAAAACGGCCAATTATAAGGTGAAGGAGGTTGGAATAAAATGGCTGGCTCCACGAATGGGtcaaataaacacaaacaaatacccACTAAACTTAAACTTTTCACCTCTGAAAATAATTGTCAATATTAACTTGAACATCCCAAAAcactggaaaaaaaacaaatacaaggcttttaaacacaaaacaattaCTGACAAGAAAACATGAATTTCACTGAAGATTTATTATATTTGAATACATACATTTTATGTACACACATTGTATGAGGGGCTTGGATGTTTCAAGTGCAACCAATcacatttaaatacaaaaatGACGTCTTCCACAGAGCACAGATTGCTCTGTTCAGAGAACAGTTTCTATCAGAAACAACCTCCCATCCTTTCTGCAGCAGCCACCAGTCTCCGGTTTGTCTTGTCGTGAGCCTATTGCTTCTTCTTCACAACATGAGCACAGTCATATTTGCCTCTGATTACAGTAAGTTTCACTCCTGGAAGATCCTGTGTCCTCCCCCCTTGAACCAGCACAACATTGTGCTCCTGGAGGTTGTGTCCCTCCCCAGGAATAAAAACAACTGCCTCCTTCCCGTTGGACAGACGAACCCTGGCACATTTGCGGTTGGCGGAATTTGGCTTCTTAGGTTTCCGGATGAGCGTCTTCAGAATCACGGCCTTCATCTGAGGTCGTCCAAACATAGCGCTCAcgcgagggaggggaggggctggttTCCCCCGGCGATGCATCTGATTAAGGGTTGCCATGGTTCTGGAGAGGACTGGTCCAGTCCATGATGAGAGAGAATGCGACACtgcatgaagacacacacaagaaagtTGTAGTCAGCAATAAAGGATAAGCAGAGGACATGCATTATTCTGAGTTAACTGATGATGGGTTGCTACAGTTTAAAATGAATAAGGGACAGTTGTATAAACGTATTTGAAAAAAATCATTCACAACGAGGGGGAAAAGCTAATAATTAGCCTCTTACCTTGTAATAATGATGACAGCATTGGTCTCAAACTCCCTGCCAGTGAAGCCATCCCTGATAAAGATAAGGTCATGATAATTTAAGGTAAAGTAATAAATGAACATACCACGATGATATCACGCTAACTTACTTCAT from Osmerus eperlanus chromosome 19, fOsmEpe2.1, whole genome shotgun sequence includes these protein-coding regions:
- the mrps12 gene encoding 28S ribosomal protein S12, mitochondrial-like, with protein sequence MASLAGSLRPMLSSLLQVSHSLSSWTGPVLSRTMATLNQMHRRGKPAPPLPRVSAMFGRPQMKAVILKTLIRKPKKPNSANRKCARVRLSNGKEAVVFIPGEGHNLQEHNVVLVQGGRTQDLPGVKLTVIRGKYDCAHVVKKKQ
- the kif4 gene encoding kinesin family member 4; protein product: MLKDDDKGIPVRVALRCRPLVPKEINEGCQGCLTFVSGEPQVIVGSEKAFTYDYVFDPMAEQEEVFNVAVSPLLSGLFKGYHATVLAYGQTGSGKTFSMGGTYTSAQESEPTVGVIPRVVRMIFQEKDKRSECQFSLAVSYLEIYNEDVLDLLCMAKDKPALSIREDPKEGIKIVGLTERQVLSAGEMVGCLELGNAARTVGSTAMNAASSRSHAIFTITLEQRRGGDKTDSIVSKLHLVDLAGSERQKKTKAEGDRLKEGISINRGLLSLGNVISALGDDSKKGTFVPYRDSKLTRLLQDALGGNSHTLMIACISPADSNMEETINTLRYADRARKIKNKPVVNVDPRAAEMKHLKQQVQELQVMLLHARGGVLPAVSGYEPGDSTSKLLERTRVLQEENSKLSRELSESAGQTALMFERIIMTEQVNDRLQCKLEELKEHAACKVDLQRVVETLEDQELKENVEVIQSLQQIIIHLQDEGAGLAASIEALSARGGQEGEDGQASGSGTNTPVDGSPGSAGAMNEKNSPEGFTTQHALRQAQMSKELIELNKVLALKEAYVRKMCQNDSKLEPMEVEHQNNIKSLQVSVGSLQKEKEDLIMVLHSTKKDTNQAKLSEQRRKRLQELEGQITDMKKKLLEQSKLLKIKESSVRSVNKLNVEIQAMKAQRVQLMRQMKEDSEKFRVWKTQKDKEVLQLKEKDRKRQYEMLKLERDFQNQANVLRRKTEEAAAANKRLKDALHKRSEVAEKRKDIHKGIDGAAGRVKAWLLNEVEVLVSTEEARRHLRDLLEDRKILAEEVCQLRQQMDAGEKPAAKIRRRTLIMSELESQGQLEASLGKQVENLETEMGLRNAQIADLQQKVLDADGEVRMKQRWDTITTIMEAKCALKVLMSELVSAKTASAKLESDLKQERANLLDLQKMLNDERKLMSSMEVEHQQRLVELELRHQEKVLYLLSQLQNKPDGAQEEDKQPEDDGTSKRERELLQRLKFQEEEIEKMRELSDKNQKLTEENEQFRQKLTLLQLASGRKINNLPLPGESPDDSFEYVPPKPKGRRFTTARAPTKMAIDLDELVSEEEEEEEEEEEEWRPVVNDKSRKTFKKPRAMGCACKGRCGNRLCRCRKGKMTCGENCQCDHEKCRNMEAQMSQSMDSNETDDGSKDSVSIPQDPTAATAGDATFFQPPCVTPTKKVLQIGDIGYLPADLRLQRKPVTEEEDEEEEERNTVSFLKKKKRVLTSCQNSFFSGCTPIREES